A genome region from Mercenaria mercenaria strain notata chromosome 11, MADL_Memer_1, whole genome shotgun sequence includes the following:
- the LOC123532955 gene encoding LOW QUALITY PROTEIN: cilia- and flagella-associated protein 69-like (The sequence of the model RefSeq protein was modified relative to this genomic sequence to represent the inferred CDS: substituted 1 base at 1 genomic stop codon): protein MAATQTMQTEKFASSANIMENKPTVPVVTHVITDEDIGALQGSKLVAMNLNRVVKLLTDPHSSMLYDRHVNALQRLLRHYPKGFPMKDLVQVFKILNVCADRVNEQPRYEQFIVDILKICSLPFLKEKSSDELIYEQIVVESISQLGYLMRVASVEVRKQICDTLLAFFSETPANQEVQYHKASTLQYNQKVVENSDISETLVKSLTLLETDLPVKLAVLNVLQKFSKTSAKICEAMLRADAAHRICSRLMDVDPSGQLLFRSSEILWNLLEKGDQATLASQLNNLTCVSQLRDAFIYQLTQGYSHYDRQLRNDLLVLATIIASKCPEAPFVETGFAKQLVLFATFQEVKSHNALVKHLKLMQKLTNLNXRNVFDGHVTLSKKSNSLTILSEGHLMLALFSFVRANESQSGPREWTPAQFEELQLQAMSCLCALCPKMLEDYMTVQGSTRILLLLEWCVGPEDFGGHGNSIHGVGGRGNKRAQMRYCLRVLRSVVSTGDELALQDLADQGAINQIITILTNAINSNTEDDSIDVEMQSDMMMILSCLCDGDMHRKELFGEVGVNVCVHYLKTNPKLNNSGLGHHRLLLTAIDCVWCAIVGCYATEDYFLEKEGVFLLIDLLQQCPKGMDNLILGCLLDLCENPKTVHHVLTWRGLDNSSAAHLFCEIWRNEEREIGVKRDQNGAISDVKRPLMGKLQEGQGVIPLPANCMSQAIVDVSENMRAKIYSLYCKIGFTDLPGLTVEDHITLTVIEKYLDFKMGEVWTEILSELDQEKVRPTTPDMEAVEAISRAIENRAEIVAGTQQELLEAQQSQDVLNEQEFYAEIRENYRQKEKQLNDFSDFVARTSNYELLKAAKERQEYSVEASRIPNEYKSSDFFHETDLANLKTTVFSSRNVSIDSTPIELTGGPLSKYDPLTGTKKVRKVTKQPA from the exons ATGGCGGCAACACAGACAATGCAAACAGAAAAGTTTGCATCTTCTGCTAATATTATGGAAAACAAGCCAACAGTTCCAGTTGTGACACATGTCATCACTGATGAAGACATTGGAGCGTTACAG gGATCCAAACTGGTTGCAATGAACCTAAACAGAGTAGTGAAGTTGCTGACAGATCCACATTCT TCCATGTTATACGATAGACATGTGAATGCATTACAGAGGCTGCTTAGACACTATCCGAAAGGATTT CCTATGAAAGATTTAGTACAGGTATTCAAGATTCTGAATGTATGTGCAGATCGTGTAAATGAACAGCCAAGATATGAACAGTTCATAGTTGATATACTTAAAATCTGTAGCTTACCATTCTTGAAGGAGAAATCTTCAGATGAACTGATTTATGAACAGATTGTTGTCGAATCAATTTCCCAACTTG GTTACTTGATGAGAGTGGCGTCTGTAGAAGTTCGGAAGCAGATCTGTGACACACTGCtggcttttttttcagaaacaccagCTAACCAGGAAGTTCAAT ATCACAAAGCCTCCACCCTACAGTACAACCAGAAAGTTGTGGAGAATAGTGATATATCGGAGACTCTGGTTAAATCTCTAACATTACTGGAAACAGACCTGCCTGTCAAACTTGCTGTCCTTAATGTTCTACAAAAATTCTCAAAAACGTCAG CAAAGATATGTGAGGCGATGCTGCGCGCAGATGCAGCACACCGAATATGTTCCCGTCTGATGGATGTTGATCCATCGGGACAGTTGCTGTTCCGGTCGTCAGAGATTCTATGGAACTTGTTAGAGAAAGGCGATCAAGCTACATTGGCCTCACAGTTAAACAACCTTACTTGTGTCAG TCAACTGCGTGATGCATTTATCTACCAGCTAACACAGGGATACAGCCACTATGACCGTCAGTTGAGGAACGATTTACTAGTGCTTGCTACAATCATAGCCTCCAAATGTCCCGAGGCCCCCTTCGTGGAGACAGGATTTGCCAAACAATTAGTCTTATTTGCTACATTCCAAGAAG TAAAAAGTCACaatgccttagtgaaacatttgaAGCTGATGCAAAAACTGACGAATTTGAATTGAAGAAATGTGTTTGATGGTCATGTAACCTTGAGTAAGAAATCCAACAGTTTAACT ATTTTATCAGAAGGTCATCTGATGTTGGCTCTGTTCTCATTTGTAAGAGCCAATGAGAGTCAGTCAGGCCCTCGGGAATGGACGCCCGCACAGTTTGAGGAACTGCAACTTCAAGCGATGTCATGCCTGTGCGCGCTGTGTCCCAAAATGCTAGAGGATTATATGACTGTACAGGGCAGTACCAGAATTTTGCTGTTGTTGGAGTGGTGTGTCGGACCAG AGGATTTTGGTGGCCATGGTAATAGTATACATGGTGTTGGTGGGCGTGGCAACAAGCGAGCACAGATGCGATATTGTCTCCGTGTATTGCGCAGTGTTGTATCTACAGGAGATGAGCTGGCATTGCAGGATCTAGCTGATCAGGGAGCCATTAATCAGATCATAA CCATTTTGACAAAtgctataaatagtaacacagAAGATGATTCAATTGATGTTGAAATGCAGTCAGATATGATGATGATATTGTCCTGCCTTTGTGATGGTGACATGCACAGAAAG GAATTATTTGGAGAGGTAGGCGTCAATGTGTGTGtacattatttgaaaacaaatccaAAATTAAACAACAGTGGTCTCGGACATCACCGGCTGCTGCTCACTGCCATTGATTGTGTCTG GTGTGCTATTGTTGGTTGCTATGCAACAGAAGATTATTTCCTGGAGAAGGAAGGAGTATTCCTGCTGATTGACCTCCTACAG CAATGTCCAAAAGGAATGGATAACCTGATTTTGGGTTGCCTGCTAGACCTGTGTGAAAACCCAAAGACTGTGCATCATGTGCTGACATGGAGAGGTCTAGATAATTCATCAGCAGCTCACCTGTTCTGTGAAATATGGAGAAATGAAGAAAGGGAGATTGGTGTAAAACGAGATCAAAATGGCGCCATTTCTG atgtGAAAAGACCATTGATGGGTAAATTACAAGAGGGCCAAGGAGTCATTCCTCTACCTGCTAACTGCATGTCTCAAGCTATAGTAGATGTTTCAGAAAACATGAGGGCCAAAATTTACTCTCTCTATTGTAAAATAG gATTCACAGACCTTCCCGGATTGACAGTGGAAGATCACATTACTTTGACTGTTATTGAAAAATACCTTGACTTTAAG ATGGGTGAAGTTTGGACAGAGATTTTGTCTGAGTTAGACCAGGAGAAGGTGAGACCGACCACACCCGACATGGAAGCGGTAGAAGCTATATCACGTGCGATAGAGAATCGTGCAGAGATTGTGGCTGGAACTCAGCAGGAACTCCTGGAGGCCCAGCAGAGTCAAGATGTGCTCAATGAACAAGAGTTTTATGCTGAG ATTAGAGAGAACTACAGacagaaagaaaaacaactgAATGACTTCTCTGATTTTGTTGCCAGAACATCGAATTATGAACTTTTGAAG GCTGCAAAAGAAAGACAAGAATATTCAGTAGAGGCCTCAAGGATACCAAATGAATACAAATCATC tgaTTTCTTCCATGAAACTGATCTGGCTAACCTGAAAACAACA GTATTTAGCAGTAGAAATGTATCCATTGACAGTACACCTATTGAACTGACTGGTGGACCTCTATCTAAATATGATCCATTGACAGGAACGAAAAAGGTCCGCAAAGTCACAAAACAACCTGCATAG